CTTTCCATAAAAATTGTAGCAGGAATAAGAAATATAACAGCTACTGGTGCCATATACATTAATAAGTTCATTGAGTGAAGTCTTTCCCTGGTAaatcatcaaaagaaaaaaatgttgTAACATTCCTTGAGATTCTGATATGGAATTTAGAATGTAGATATATATTATTACCCTTCAGAAGATAGCAAAATCCCTTGAACGACGGTCTTGAGAGCACGTGCTGCTGTAGCTCCAAAGCACATTATAAATCCAAAGAGATGAAAACTTGGTTCTCCCTTCACTCATTCAATAAGGAATATATGAAATCAGCAATCAATGTAAAGATCTATGAAAATTATTCCCCAACTTCAAATGTGCAGTGCCATAAGAAATcacaaagaaagaagaaaatccGATAAGAAGAAAATCCGATATGTATattctattcttttttagtgTAAGTATCCAATATATTAATGATTTCAACAACTTTGATGCTCACAAGCTAACTTcactaaaaaaaagtaagttgatATTCAAACTTCATTTTAAGAAAAATTCACCTTTTATCCTAAATTCTAAAGAACAGCCACTCAATAACATAAAGATTGTAACATCATTGCTCCAATAACATATAAATGTTCATTTGGTTATCTTTTTTggctctcttttttttttttacatcacACCCAGTAGAGtaaaagtgtttggttaggaTTGGAAAGCAATGGCTAATCAGAGTAAACATAAAACCATTGGCGAAACCAGAACCTCGGATGGGCGCATCTTAAATAAGGGTTTTAAAGGTCCAAAATTGACAGGTTTAACTCCACTACTTTTTTACCGGAACACCCCTCTTTCTATCCATCAGTCCCTAACAGGGTACTTGAAAATTATTTTGTACCAAATTCCAATTACTAGTAGGGGTTTCTACAGCAGCTACCCTTTAATTCCGcagctaaaaaaaaaaaaaaaacagtaaacAAGAAGAGCTGAAGCAAAGAAATGTGAGGAAGAGAAAGAAAGTAGTTACCCCACTGGCAATGATAACACCAGCAACAACTGGAATAAGAGTGACATAAGTGACCCAGCTCTCCTTCTTCAATGTCATGAAATAAGCAAAAACAGCAGTAAAAAAAGGAGTAGTAGCCCCAATAGCCTGATTGAACGACACCGGAAGGTACTTAAGAGAAATATTTCCAGTAACAACAGATAAACAAAAGATAATTCCAAGTGCAGAAATCTTCAAGAACTGCGTTCTTGTCCTTATTGTCTGCAAAGGCACAATCTTTAGCCATGAAATAGAAATGTAACTCAGCATTGAACAAGACAACATATGACAAAAGGTCAGAAATATTGGGTACTTGAACCCATAGTTGCTAAGCAAATACTTGTTCAATATAATTACTCCAATATTTGAGGAGTACCATGATGCTATTAACCCGATCGTGAACAATCGACTCATTTTATACCCTTTTTTGGATCTGAAGGAGAGAGAGATGGGTCTTATTTCCTCATTTACATGGGCAACACAGGTTGAAGAAGAAACCTAGAATGAGAATAACGATAATTTTCACTTCATGTTATGAGATTTTTATGGTGTTGTTGGGAGATCAAATACGATGTCGATAATAATAAGTTGGAAGATTTGGAGCAGGTAAGTtcggagaaagagtttctgttATTTTTGGgccttttttatttaatttttggaaattGGTAACGGGCTGTTATGTTGCCGTTTTATGCATTTTCACTTGGggattacaatttttttttggacgTATAATCATTGCGCTGTGCTACAGAATTGGAAGAGTGCTGACTATCGAACTGCGATTTTCTGATGAATTGAATTGGGGATAATAGCTTAAATGATAGTAGTTGATAAGTATTTTCCTAAttaacttttattaatttattatacaGTCTTGCCAAAGAAAATAGGCGAACCTGTATACATTATATATCATAATGAACCTATGTCACAACATGAGAACGAACGACAGACGTGGGGAACACTAGGCAGAGCATAGAATATgcgaaaataattatatactaaCAGAAATTAGTTGAAGTTATTAAGCTCTCAATCAAGGCCTAATAATCATGGGGAGATTACATAAATTTTGCAATGCAGGCGCTTAATTCAACTGCAAATAGGAGTTTTGTCGACCAGGTATGATAATAAAGCTAACTGCAGAAAATTCGATAACGTAAGGAGCTGAAAATATGACATCTATGCTTTAGCACTAGATGTTTAAATTATCAAATAAACATAAGAAATTCAGAAATTCTAATGTATCTGCTGCAACAAACCTTaccaatgaaaaaaaaaaaacataagatTGTCACTTCTCATTGGTAATCATAATGGAATTTTTCAAGCTCTAGGGCCCCAATGATAAACCAGAAATACGAACCTGGTCAATGCCTTCTTGGCTCACAGCTTAGAAGGCCAACTTGACAACTGAGCTTCAATAGTGAGAGAGTATAAACAAGAACCACAGCAAAAATAAGAATTTATCCATAGAAGTGCACATATAAAGGTAAGTTCTAATAGCACTGAAGAAAGAAACTTCAAGAATTCTACAAAGTACTGGATGCTTAGTTGACTACACGAGCATAGCTGAAAATAAGAAACATCCTATACTATACTCATCTTTTCATACTAATGGCACAGAAAACGATATGATCTCCAATTGAAGGTTACATTCAAACTTGAGGTTTAGTCTCATCTTCCTCCTCTTCAATCTTTGGAGCCAAGTAGAATCTGACATAACCCATCTCAGCAATCTTGTACTCAACCACAACAGGCAGCTCTGAAGATAAGCTGATTGTAACTGTGCTTGACAATGGAGTTGCCTTGGTGAAAGAGTTCATGTACCTCAGTGCAAATGTCAATGATACAGGCTCATTCATCTCTACAACTGTTGCTTCTTCTGGCTGTAAATTTAAATAGTGCATATCAGCCAAAGACTTAAAATAGAACATACATTCCCAAAAGATGCACTATCAATAACACTATTTCTCAGTTTGGCTAGCTCTAGAGGtatatgttaaaaaataatatatcacATGAGAATACCTTGTCTACTGTGGTATTCTGCCTGACCACAATATTTGCAGCCCCAATATCACCTCTTGTGGAGAATTTGACTCCTTCCTTTGTCACAGAGATCACAACTACAAATATACATAACAACCACGTATCAGAATGTGAAACAGATATGCCCAAATGTACAGAACCATGGTTCTTGATAATAAATGAATCTTGAAATACCTGTATCGCCAATAGTTGCAAGATCCCTGCAAATTTTTGCAAACTCGGCTGATGGCATCCGCACAATAGCATGATACTCTGCCTCAGGAATTCCCAGATGCTCACTATCAATGTCCATTAGCTTCATCTCAAAATCAGATATTTTATCTTGTGCTGTGATAAAGATTGATAGCAAGAAAACAAAACCAATATCAGTTATACCAGGATTGAACAATTATACGCTCTTACTCCCATATTTCAGCAAGAAACAGTTTAATCAGTCATTTATGAATAATCATTGAATTAAAGAAGAAATGCTTCAACTAAAAAACAGTGAATACATAATACCCCTTGAACAATTTGCAATTAACAGAAAGAAATAACAGAAATGGGAAGGAAAAATCAACAAGATTCAATTATCTCAACTCAAAAGTGTGGTTCTGTAGAAGCTATTTACACTAATAGCTATCGTTGATATTACTAATTGAAATAACTATAGAAATCAACTCAATTTAATACATATTATCCAAATCAATTTTTATCAAATTGAATTCCCTAGAAATCAATAACACAATCAAACAATTATGCGCTCTTACTGCCATATTTTCAGCAAGAAACAGTTTCTTAAGCCATTTATACATAATCATTGAATTAAAGAAGAAAAGCTTCAACTAAAAAAATTCCCCTTAAACAATTTGCAATTAACTGAAAGAAGTAACTGAAATGGGAATGGAAGAATCAACAAGATTCAATTATCTCAACTCAAAAGTGTGGTTCTGTAGAAGCTATTTATACTAGGCTAAGTACCAATTTACAACTCAGTGTGACTAACTAGGTATAACTGTTTGACCAATACTCCATTATATTCAAAACACCACAAATTGGCAATAATATTTCTAGCACGCCCTACACGCCCCACAATATTCCAGCAAAAGAGGAAATGTTTAAAGAAAAAACATACTTGGACTTTCAAACATGAAAGTGACGGTGTCGCTTCCATCGTCCGCTTTGATGGTGATAATGTCATCATTACCGGAGCACTTCAACATCTTGGAGACGTTATTGAGATTCATGCCCATTGAGATGTTACGGTCGCAGCGATAGTGTTCAAAACCCTCGGATCTGAGAAGGAGAGCCACTAGAGCAACATGGCTGGAATCCATGGCCTGGAGAGAGAATCCAGTGGATGAGCAGTCGAAATTGGCATCAGTAACCAGGTCCTTAATAGACTCTAGCACCTTCTTGAGGACTGAACCTTGAACCAATCGTAGTTCCAGCATCTTGctttcttcttttctcttcttcttcttcttcttcgtctcgGGTTAGGGCTAGGTTTTCGTATTTGTTCTGAAAATGCGAGGGAAATGGTGGGGGTTTTGGGGGTGAGAAATGGGTTTAAAAAGGGGGGAAGCTGGGATTGGCGGGATATAGGAAGAATTAGGTTTTGTTCCCGCCAGGATAGATAAGTTTAGGAGGGAAAACTTGTATACATCCGTTTTTATGATATTATCCTACACATGTAATTAAGGTCCTTCATAACGTTGAGAATTTTAAATCATTGGCTTGCTTGATACGTATGAAAGGGGGTTAAATGGTTAATCAACTTTCATAATTATCTTAAAATAATCACTCAATTTTAATATCATAATaaaatgggaaaattacaaaactaggtcaaatgggaggcccatttacatatttaacccatttactcaacctattacatatctagactcattttgtgtgactttccaaaaatacccccaatatttacgcgcggctcgccccatcccgtctgacttcgcatattccatactatgcgaagtctgcgaagtaaatgtttgggtttgcttgatgaatttagttcgcatatgcgaagcctggatgtgttttgaagctaattcgcgaagtagtatataacaaaaaagggcaaacaacaacggattctaacattcaaatcataacattatcaaaatttacaaaaagattgccac
The sequence above is drawn from the Euphorbia lathyris chromosome 6, ddEupLath1.1, whole genome shotgun sequence genome and encodes:
- the LOC136233146 gene encoding probable sugar phosphate/phosphate translocator At3g11320 — its product is MSRLFTIGLIASWYSSNIGVIILNKYLLSNYGFKYPIFLTFCHMLSCSMLSYISISWLKIVPLQTIRTRTQFLKISALGIIFCLSVVTGNISLKYLPVSFNQAIGATTPFFTAVFAYFMTLKKESWVTYVTLIPVVAGVIIASGGEPSFHLFGFIMCFGATAARALKTVVQGILLSSEGERLHSMNLLMYMAPVAVIFLIPATIFMESEVLAITVSLARDDPRFIVYLVFNSSLAYFVNLANFLVTKHTSALTLQVLGNAKGAVAVVISILIFRNPVSVTGMFGYSITVTGVILYNEAKKRYK
- the LOC136231933 gene encoding proliferating cell nuclear antigen — protein: MLELRLVQGSVLKKVLESIKDLVTDANFDCSSTGFSLQAMDSSHVALVALLLRSEGFEHYRCDRNISMGMNLNNVSKMLKCSGNDDIITIKADDGSDTVTFMFESPTQDKISDFEMKLMDIDSEHLGIPEAEYHAIVRMPSAEFAKICRDLATIGDTVVISVTKEGVKFSTRGDIGAANIVVRQNTTVDKPEEATVVEMNEPVSLTFALRYMNSFTKATPLSSTVTISLSSELPVVVEYKIAEMGYVRFYLAPKIEEEEDETKPQV